Proteins encoded together in one Pseudomonas sp. ADAK13 window:
- a CDS encoding FixH family protein gives MPAATAASPWYKHLWPWIIIGILACSVTLTLSMVTIAVNNPDNLVNDNYYEAGKGINRSLDRELLAQTLQLRAKVHLDELTGEVELHLTGNSGPGTLELNLISPTQPEKDRKIILTRSDSEPGRYIGQVTDKVEGRRFVELLGVEGDRTWRMFEEEQVSHDKDLLLGDEPLQGAEDLKK, from the coding sequence ATGCCCGCAGCTACTGCCGCAAGCCCCTGGTACAAGCACCTCTGGCCCTGGATCATCATTGGGATCCTGGCGTGCTCGGTAACGTTGACCTTGTCCATGGTGACCATCGCGGTGAACAACCCCGACAACCTGGTCAACGACAACTACTACGAGGCCGGCAAAGGCATCAATCGCTCCCTGGACCGCGAGTTGCTGGCCCAGACCCTGCAACTGCGCGCCAAGGTGCATCTGGACGAACTGACCGGCGAGGTCGAGTTGCACCTCACCGGCAACAGCGGGCCCGGCACCCTGGAACTCAACCTGATTTCACCGACCCAGCCGGAGAAGGACCGCAAGATCATCCTGACCCGCAGCGACAGCGAACCCGGCCGCTACATTGGCCAGGTGACCGATAAGGTCGAAGGCCGCCGCTTCGTCGAATTGCTCGGCGTGGAAGGCGACCGGACCTGGCGCATGTTTGAAGAAGAACAGGTCAGCCATGACAAGGACTTGCTGCTGGGCGACGAGCCGCTGCAGGGTGCTGAAGACCTGAAAAAATAG